A section of the Pseudomonas sp. FP453 genome encodes:
- a CDS encoding methyl-accepting chemotaxis protein produces MKNWTLRQRILASFAVIIAIMLLMVVVSYSRLLKIEDSEVAVRDDAVPGVYLSSMIRSAWVDSYLQTLELLGLREDKKLSDADKAEFKSFEARIQQQMSNYAQTIAGSEDRSEFDRFEGLHQAYNKSLSTVLDSLQRGDLVAARKEFDSQLTPTWTAGRMKLNDIITENKNVADRATNAIDDAVSAAKLSMFLSLAVAILAAGLCGLLLMRAIMAPMQRIVEILGTMRDGDLSKRLNLERKDEFNAVETGFNDMMTELTALVSQAQRSSVQVTTSVTEIAATSKQQQATATETAATTTEIGATSREIAATSKDLVRTMTEVSTAADQASVAAGSGQQGLARMEETMHSVMGAADLVNAKLAILNEKAGNINQVVVTIVKVADQTNLLSLNAAIEAEKAGEYGRGFAVVATEVRRLADQTAVATYDIEQMVREIQSAVSAGVMGMDKFSEEVRRGMFEVQQVGEQLSQIIHQVQALAPRVLMVNEGMQAQATGAEQINHALVQLGDASSQTVESLRQASFAIDELSQVAVGLRSGVSRFKV; encoded by the coding sequence AGATCGAAGACAGTGAAGTCGCCGTGCGCGACGACGCGGTGCCGGGGGTTTACCTCAGTTCGATGATCCGCAGCGCCTGGGTCGACAGCTACCTGCAAACCCTCGAATTGCTGGGCCTGCGCGAAGACAAGAAGCTCAGCGACGCCGACAAGGCCGAGTTCAAGTCCTTCGAGGCGCGCATCCAGCAGCAGATGAGCAACTACGCCCAAACCATCGCCGGCAGCGAGGACCGTTCCGAGTTCGACCGCTTCGAAGGCCTGCACCAGGCCTACAACAAGAGCCTGTCCACGGTGCTCGACAGCCTGCAACGCGGCGACCTGGTGGCCGCGCGCAAGGAGTTCGACAGCCAGCTCACGCCGACCTGGACCGCAGGCCGCATGAAGCTCAATGACATCATTACCGAAAACAAGAACGTCGCCGATCGTGCGACCAACGCCATCGACGATGCGGTCTCTGCCGCCAAACTGAGCATGTTCCTGTCCCTCGCGGTGGCGATCCTGGCGGCTGGCCTGTGCGGCCTGCTGCTGATGCGCGCGATCATGGCGCCGATGCAGCGCATCGTCGAAATCCTCGGCACCATGCGCGACGGCGACCTGAGCAAGCGCTTGAACCTGGAGCGCAAGGACGAATTCAACGCGGTCGAGACCGGCTTCAACGACATGATGACCGAGCTGACGGCCCTGGTGTCCCAGGCCCAGCGCTCGTCGGTGCAGGTGACCACCTCGGTCACCGAGATTGCCGCCACCTCCAAGCAGCAACAGGCCACCGCCACTGAAACAGCGGCCACCACCACCGAGATCGGCGCAACATCGCGTGAGATCGCCGCCACTTCCAAGGATCTGGTCCGCACCATGACCGAAGTTTCCACCGCTGCCGACCAGGCGTCGGTGGCTGCGGGCTCCGGCCAGCAAGGGCTGGCGCGCATGGAAGAAACCATGCACTCGGTGATGGGCGCCGCCGACCTGGTCAACGCCAAGCTGGCGATCCTCAATGAGAAGGCCGGCAACATCAACCAGGTGGTGGTGACCATCGTCAAGGTCGCCGACCAGACCAACCTGCTGTCCCTCAACGCCGCCATCGAGGCCGAGAAGGCCGGTGAATACGGGCGCGGTTTCGCCGTGGTCGCCACCGAGGTGCGCCGCCTGGCCGACCAGACCGCCGTGGCTACTTACGACATCGAGCAGATGGTGCGCGAGATCCAGTCGGCGGTGTCCGCCGGCGTGATGGGCATGGACAAATTCTCCGAAGAAGTACGCCGCGGCATGTTTGAAGTGCAGCAGGTCGGCGAGCAGCTGTCGCAGATCATCCATCAGGTACAGGCCCTGGCGCCGCGGGTGCTGATGGTCAACGAAGGCATGCAGGCCCAGGCCACCGGCGCCGAGCAGATCAACCATGCGTTGGTGCAGTTGGGCGATGCCAGCAGCCAGACCGTCGAGTCCCTGCGCCAGGCCAGCTTTGCGATCGATGAACTGAGCCAGGTTGCGGTCGGTCTGCGCAGCGGCGTGTCGCGTTTCAAAGTCTGA
- a CDS encoding chemotaxis protein CheW, translated as MSDLAAKRGAVPAAKKALFLVFHIGSERYALKATEVAEVLPRLPLKPIAHAPAWVAGIFAHRGALVPVIDLSALTFGAPAQARTSTRLVLVNYQPNDEVEPRWLGLILEQATDTLRCDPAEFQPYGLDNRQAPYLGPVREDALGLMQWIGVSDLLTDDVRALLFSAELSV; from the coding sequence ATGAGCGACCTCGCGGCTAAACGCGGCGCCGTCCCGGCAGCGAAAAAGGCGTTGTTCCTGGTGTTCCATATCGGCAGCGAACGCTACGCCCTCAAGGCCACGGAAGTGGCCGAGGTGTTGCCGCGCCTGCCACTCAAGCCCATCGCCCATGCGCCGGCGTGGGTCGCCGGGATCTTTGCCCATCGCGGCGCGCTGGTGCCGGTGATCGACCTCAGCGCGCTGACCTTTGGCGCCCCGGCCCAGGCGCGCACCAGCACGCGGCTGGTGCTGGTCAATTACCAGCCGAACGACGAGGTTGAACCGCGCTGGCTGGGGCTGATCCTCGAACAGGCCACCGACACCCTGCGCTGCGACCCCGCGGAGTTCCAGCCCTATGGCCTGGACAACCGCCAGGCGCCGTACCTGGGGCCGGTGCGTGAAGATGCACTGGGCCTGATGCAATGGATTGGCGTCAGCGACTTGCTCACCGACGATGTGCGCGCCTTGCTGTTCTCTGCCGAGTTGAGCGTATGA
- a CDS encoding protein-glutamate O-methyltransferase CheR, which yields MSSDPRVFNFLKERIGLDVASVGEAIIERAVRQRSQAVQAQTADEYWQQLQRSHDEQQALIEAVIVPETWFFRYPESFATLARLAKARLAEIKQMRALRILSLPCSTGEEPYSIAMALLDAGLAPHQFKVLGLDVSPLSVERARRGVYGKNSFRGADIEFRDRHFNESADGFHISERVREQVRLQVGNLLDPTLLANEASYDFVFCRNLLIYFDQPTQKQVFDVLKGLTHEDGVLFIGPAEGSLLGRHGMKSIGVPQSFAFSRHVEPVKPEPVFAPIPAPPPLRSAAALPVKPRPFSTFSAQVVPIKAPPSDAADLLSQIATLANEGKSAEARAACERYLSNHPPAAQVFYWLGLLSDVAGSALEAQGFYRKALYLEPQHPQALMHLAALLESQGDSAGARRLQARAARSERADSESKR from the coding sequence ATGAGCAGCGACCCGCGCGTCTTCAACTTCCTCAAGGAACGCATCGGCCTCGACGTCGCCTCCGTCGGCGAGGCGATCATCGAGCGCGCCGTGCGCCAGCGCAGCCAGGCCGTGCAGGCGCAGACGGCCGATGAATACTGGCAGCAACTGCAACGCTCCCATGACGAGCAACAGGCGCTGATCGAGGCGGTGATCGTCCCCGAGACCTGGTTTTTCCGTTATCCCGAATCCTTTGCGACGCTGGCCCGCCTGGCCAAGGCGCGCCTGGCCGAGATCAAGCAGATGCGTGCGCTGCGCATCCTCAGCCTGCCGTGTTCCACCGGCGAAGAACCCTATTCGATTGCCATGGCCTTGCTCGATGCCGGCCTGGCGCCGCACCAGTTCAAGGTGCTGGGCCTGGATGTCAGCCCGTTGTCGGTGGAGCGTGCGCGGCGCGGGGTGTATGGCAAGAACTCGTTTCGCGGTGCCGACATCGAGTTTCGCGACCGCCATTTCAATGAGTCCGCCGACGGCTTCCACATCAGCGAGCGCGTGCGTGAGCAAGTGCGCCTGCAAGTCGGCAACCTGCTTGACCCGACGCTGCTGGCGAACGAGGCGAGCTACGACTTTGTGTTCTGTCGCAACCTGCTGATCTACTTCGACCAGCCGACCCAGAAGCAAGTGTTCGATGTGCTCAAGGGCCTGACCCACGAGGACGGCGTGCTGTTTATCGGCCCGGCCGAGGGCAGCCTGCTGGGGCGCCATGGCATGAAGTCGATTGGCGTGCCGCAGTCGTTTGCGTTCAGCCGGCATGTCGAGCCGGTCAAGCCGGAGCCGGTGTTTGCGCCGATCCCCGCGCCGCCGCCGCTGCGCAGTGCGGCGGCGTTGCCGGTCAAGCCGCGCCCGTTCAGCACGTTCAGTGCCCAGGTGGTGCCGATCAAGGCGCCGCCGTCCGACGCGGCGGATCTGCTCAGCCAGATCGCTACCCTGGCCAACGAAGGCAAAAGCGCCGAGGCCCGCGCCGCGTGTGAACGCTATTTGAGCAACCATCCGCCGGCCGCCCAGGTGTTTTACTGGCTGGGGCTGCTCAGCGACGTGGCCGGCAGTGCCCTGGAAGCCCAGGGGTTTTACCGCAAAGCCTTGTACCTGGAACCCCAGCACCCGCAGGCCCTGATGCACCTGGCCGCGTTGCTTGAATCCCAGGGCGACAGTGCGGGGGCGCGCCGTTTGCAGGCGCGTGCCGCGCGTAGCGAGCGAGCTGACAGTGAGTCCAAACGATGA
- a CDS encoding chemotaxis protein CheW: MSSPHALDTAGLDLTLADTQAIDDCWNRIGIHGDKSCPLLADHIHCRNCAVYSAAATRLLDRYALQQDDHRPHAAVEIGEDVVTRSLLMFRLGEEWLGIATRCLVEVAPLQPIHSLPHQRSRALLGVANVRGALVACLSLVELLGLDATTNGASGGRIMPRMLIIAAQDGPVVVPVDEVDGIHAIDERTLKAASASGTQASARFTQGVLQWKGRSLRWLDEAQLLSAVTRSLT, encoded by the coding sequence ATGAGTAGCCCACACGCGCTCGACACCGCTGGCCTGGACCTGACCCTGGCCGACACCCAAGCCATCGACGACTGCTGGAACCGCATCGGCATCCATGGCGACAAATCCTGCCCCTTGCTGGCGGACCATATCCACTGCCGCAACTGCGCGGTGTACTCCGCCGCTGCCACGCGGCTGCTGGACCGCTACGCGTTGCAGCAGGACGACCATCGCCCGCACGCCGCCGTGGAAATCGGCGAAGACGTGGTCACGCGTTCCCTGCTGATGTTCCGTCTCGGCGAGGAATGGCTGGGCATCGCCACCCGTTGCCTGGTGGAAGTGGCGCCGCTGCAACCGATTCATTCCCTGCCGCACCAGCGCTCCCGCGCCTTGCTTGGCGTGGCGAATGTGCGCGGCGCGCTGGTGGCGTGCCTGTCGCTGGTGGAGTTGCTGGGTCTGGACGCCACGACCAATGGCGCCAGTGGTGGGCGGATCATGCCGCGCATGTTGATTATCGCCGCGCAGGACGGCCCGGTGGTGGTGCCGGTGGATGAAGTGGACGGCATCCACGCCATCGACGAACGCACCTTGAAGGCGGCGTCGGCCTCGGGCACCCAGGCCAGCGCGCGCTTTACCCAAGGTGTGTTGCAGTGGAAAGGCCGCAGCCTGCGTTGGCTGGACGAGGCGCAATTGTTGTCTGCCGTGACCCGGAGCCTCACATGA